The Edwardsiella tarda ATCC 15947 = NBRC 105688 region CTGCTCCACGCCTTGTAGCAAGCCGCTGGCAAAACGACCATGCCCGGTCATTACGATGCCCAACATGAGACCTCCTTAGAGCCAACCGACCCATTTGCCAGCGATGCCGATCAATACCGTCACCCCGATCAGTTTGATCGGCGAATAGCCACGCTTCATCAACCAGTACACCAATAGGGTGAAGCAGAGTGGCAGCAGATTGGGCATCAACTTATCCAGAACATCTTTCTGAAGCGCGACCGTCGCCTTGCCGGCATGCATCACCAATGGCGTCGAGAGATGCACATAGGAGGCCACCAGCGCCCCAATCACCGTCATGCCGACGATCGAAGCCGCATGGGAGATGTTCTTGGTGTGGGTCTTCAGTAACGCCAAAGCGCTGGTCCCCGCACTGTAGCCGTAGTGCGCCAGGCCGAAGCGCAGGGCGAAATGGACGGCGTTAAATAACAGCAGGAATACCACCGGTCCGAACAGGCTCCCCTCGAGCGCCAACGATGCCCCGATACCGGCGCAGATTGGCAACAGCGTCAGCCAGAATAACGCGTCGCCGATCCCCCCCAGCGGCCCCATCAACGCCACCTTGACCGCACGGATGGTGGAGATTCGCTCCTTGCCGCGCTCCATCGCCAACACCAGACCGGAGAGGAAGGTCACGTCGAATGGGTGGACGTTGATAAACTCCATATGCATCTTCATCGAGTTGGCCAGATCCTCCGGATTGCGATGGATCTTGCGCAGCCCTGGGATCAGGGTGTACAACCAGCCACCCGCCTGCATACGCTCGTAGTTAAAGGAGGCCTGCAATAACAGGGATCGCAAGGCCATGATATTGATATCTCGCCGACTCAACGCCTGCCCGGGAGTCTGATCGACATAGTCATCACGCTCCACGCGGCTGGTCGCCAGCGCCTGCGCCATACGCTTCTCCGCCTTGGCGAGCTGCACATCATCACTCTCGTTAAATGCCATCTTCTTCCATCTCCTGGTTGTGGGAGGCGTTCGCACGCGGCTCCGGCGTATTGTCATGACGGGTACGGTTAAAAAAGTCGATCAGGGCGATCGCCAGGGCGCCCAACGCCACCGCGATAATCGGCATATTGAGGAAGGTGACCGAGATGAACCCCAAAATGAAATAGGCCACATAGGTCTTCTTCATCATGATCTTCATCAGTAGCGAGAAGCCGATGGCGGGCATCATTCCGCCGGCGACGGAGAGGCCGTCTAATAACCATGTCGGTGCCTTTGCGACCATGGCGCTGGCCGCATCGGCCCCCAGATAGACCGGCAGGAAGGCGACGATGAAGTAGAAGCAGAATAGGATCAGCAGCCCGGCATAGTTCACCCATTCGACGCCACGCCAGTTGAGTTTTTTCACCATCTCATCGCAGCGATGCATCATCGGCGAATAGACGGTAAACAGCAGGGTGATACACCCTTGTACCGCGATGGAGAACGGCACCGCCACGCCGATAGCGACTTTGGGGTCGGCATGCGTCAGGATGGCAAATGCGGTGCCGATTACCCCGCCGATGACCACGTTAGGCGGCTGGGCACCGGCCAGCGGCACCATTCCCATCCACACCAGCTCTAATGTCCCGCCGACCAGCAGGCCGGTATAGACATCACCTAAGATCAGCCCAACTAGCGGGCCGATCACCAGCGGACGGTGAATATGGGTCAAACCATCGAACAGATCGATGCCGGCAATCCCCGCCAGCAGTCCAATCAACAATGCATCGGTTAACATGATTCGCCTCCTGGGGTCAGCCCAACAGCCGGTTAATCGGTTCGCCGGCCTCATCTGGCACGCGCCGGATCTCGCATGCGATGCCGAGCGAACTCAGCGCCTGAAAAGCGGCCACATCGTCGTCATCAACCGAGACCGTCTTGTGGATCTGGCGTTTTCCCTCGGAGAAATGCATATTGCCGATATTAACAAACTGGATCGGGACACCGCCGCGTACCAGGGTCAACACATCCTGAGGCGTCTTACAGACCAGGAAGATCTTTTGGCGATCGGCGGCCTTGTGGATCACATCGATCGTCTTCTGCAGCGTGAAATAACGCGTCTGTACGCCGTCGGCAACCACCATGTCCATCAAGTTCTGTTGGACAGGATCGGCAGCGGCGGCATCGTTAGCGACCAGAACCAGATTGGCGCCCAGGGTATTGGTCCAGGTCACACCAACCTGCCCGTGTACCAAGCGGTTATCGATCCGGGTCATTAGGATGTTGGGTTGCGACATAATTCACACCTCCATCTCGGTTATCGGGGAATGCGTTAGCGGATAATCATGGATCACCACCCCCTGCACCACGCGATTCACCTCGCCACTCGGGCAGGGGTTATCTGGCGTGATGCCCAGGGCCAGTGAGGTTTCAAAGGCCAAGATTTGCAGATACAACAGAAAGGGGAATAACAGCCAAACCTCATCAAGGTCGCTTGCCAGGGAGAGCGCATCGGGTTCTACGGCACCGCTCAACGCCACGATCTCCTGCGCCAATCCATCCCGACGCAGCTCAGCCAACAAGTCGAGATCGTAGCAACGGCAGTAAGGCTCGGCGCTCAACATCGTCACCACCAGCGTTTGTGGGCCGACCATAAACTTCGGGCCGTGGCGCAATCCCATGGCGGAGTCGTAACGGGTCGCGATGCGCCCCGCCGTTAGCTCCAACATTTTCAACGCCGCCTCCTCGGCCACACCGGTAAAGGCGCGACTCCCCAGCACCAGCAGGCGTTGAAAACCACGCCCGGCGAGCTGTTTGATCGCCGGTAGCCACACGGGTAACACCTGGCGGCACAACGCCGTCATCCGTTGTAGCCCGTCGGGGCTCTCTGCCAAGGCGCGTGGGCCGAGCAACAGCGCACAGGCCAGCATCATGCAACTGAAGCTTGAGGTCATGGCAAAACTTTGATCGTGCGAGCCCTGCGGCATGATCAGTGAGCAGGCGTTCGCACGCCCTTCGGCATAACGAGCCAACTCACCGTCGGGGTTACAGGTCAACAACAGGTGAAAGCAACGGGGTAACAAACGATCGGCCAGCGCCAGCGCCGCCACGCTCTCCGGACTGTTGCCGGAGCGGCCGAAAGAGACCAGCAATGTCGGCCGGCGAGGATCCAAGTATTGTCGTGGCGACGGTACGATATCGGTCGTCGCGTAGGCCACCACCTCCCGCCCGCACTGTTCTCGTAGCCAGGGCGCCAACGCCCGCCCGACAAACGCCGACGATCCGGCGCCACACAGCACGATCTGAAGATTGGGCTGCACCAGCACGGCCGCCAAGAAAGGCTGCCAACGCGCCTGTTCCTCATGCAACGTTCGGTGTAAGGCCTGCCACAGTCGCGGCTGTTGCGCTATCTCATGCGCGGTATGCCAGGCACCATGCGCCTGCAACCACGCGGGGGAATAGCCTAAAACATCATCACACATCTACTGACTCCTCAGACTGACTCATGACGTGAACGGCTTCGTGGCCAAACGCGGAGCAAAGGCTCCCCATCGCACGGCCGCAAAGCGACTGCGTTCTCATAGGGCAAAGGGACGGCAGGCAAACACCATCAACCGTCGGCGATAATCACCTCCACGCCTAAATCAAGCAGCGTACGGTGATACACCTCCGGGATGCGGCTATCGGTGATCACACGTTGGATCTGTGCCGCGCCGCGAATGGTACAAAAGCTTTTTCGCCCGAATTTACTGGCATCAACGACGGCAATAATCTCGCTGGCAACATCACACATCACTCGGTTGAGTTGTGCCTCGCCGCGATGGGGAGTGGTAATGCCACACTCCAGATCAAAGCCATCGACACCGAGGAATAAGCGGTCGAAGTGATACTGGCGCAGCTGCTGCTCGGCGGCATGACCATACAGTGAGTACGAGTTAGGCCGCATATTGCCGCCTAAAACCAGTACCTCAACCTGCTCATAACCGGTCAATTCACAGGCGATATTCAGGGCGTTGGTCATCACCACCAGATCTCGACGCGCCTTAAGAAACGGGACGATCTGTGCCGTTGTCGAGCCAGAATCAAGGATCAAGGTATCGCCATCCTGCACCAACGCAGCCGCTCGGGCAGCGATGCGCGACTTCACATCGCGATTCAAGCGCCCCTTATCGTGCAATGGCCGATCGAACACAAACTGCTGGTTCAACATCGCGCCACCATAAGAACGCAATGCGCACCCCTTGCGCTCCAAATAGCGCAGATCGTTGCGGATAGTCACACTGGAAACACTAAAGTGGTGACGCAACTGCTCAACCCGCACGCTGCCCTCCTGGCACAACTGATCGATAATCTGCTCGCGGCGTTTTACGGTATCGATGCCCATGCCAACCTCCAAGTGCGGTCAATCACAGATGTAATCGTTTTCATTCGGCGTATGAGAATTACAGCAAAGGAATAGCGAGGAAGGTGTGATCGCAGTTACAGCTTATTTTTCCGTCAGATCAAGGGCAAAAACCTTTCACTTAATTGCCAACCGAAAGGTTTTCACTACGATCAATCTGGCGCGCAGATGTCATCACATTCCCCATTGATGCCCTTAACGAACTCACGATGCGTTAGCAA contains the following coding sequences:
- the agaW gene encoding PTS N-acetylgalactosamine transporter subunit IIC, which gives rise to MLTDALLIGLLAGIAGIDLFDGLTHIHRPLVIGPLVGLILGDVYTGLLVGGTLELVWMGMVPLAGAQPPNVVIGGVIGTAFAILTHADPKVAIGVAVPFSIAVQGCITLLFTVYSPMMHRCDEMVKKLNWRGVEWVNYAGLLILFCFYFIVAFLPVYLGADAASAMVAKAPTWLLDGLSVAGGMMPAIGFSLLMKIMMKKTYVAYFILGFISVTFLNMPIIAVALGALAIALIDFFNRTRHDNTPEPRANASHNQEMEEDGI
- a CDS encoding SIS domain-containing protein — translated: MCDDVLGYSPAWLQAHGAWHTAHEIAQQPRLWQALHRTLHEEQARWQPFLAAVLVQPNLQIVLCGAGSSAFVGRALAPWLREQCGREVVAYATTDIVPSPRQYLDPRRPTLLVSFGRSGNSPESVAALALADRLLPRCFHLLLTCNPDGELARYAEGRANACSLIMPQGSHDQSFAMTSSFSCMMLACALLLGPRALAESPDGLQRMTALCRQVLPVWLPAIKQLAGRGFQRLLVLGSRAFTGVAEEAALKMLELTAGRIATRYDSAMGLRHGPKFMVGPQTLVVTMLSAEPYCRCYDLDLLAELRRDGLAQEIVALSGAVEPDALSLASDLDEVWLLFPFLLYLQILAFETSLALGITPDNPCPSGEVNRVVQGVVIHDYPLTHSPITEMEV
- a CDS encoding PTS system mannose/fructose/sorbose family transporter subunit IID, which gives rise to MAFNESDDVQLAKAEKRMAQALATSRVERDDYVDQTPGQALSRRDINIMALRSLLLQASFNYERMQAGGWLYTLIPGLRKIHRNPEDLANSMKMHMEFINVHPFDVTFLSGLVLAMERGKERISTIRAVKVALMGPLGGIGDALFWLTLLPICAGIGASLALEGSLFGPVVFLLLFNAVHFALRFGLAHYGYSAGTSALALLKTHTKNISHAASIVGMTVIGALVASYVHLSTPLVMHAGKATVALQKDVLDKLMPNLLPLCFTLLVYWLMKRGYSPIKLIGVTVLIGIAGKWVGWL
- the agaV gene encoding PTS N-acetylgalactosamine transporter subunit IIB; the encoded protein is MSQPNILMTRIDNRLVHGQVGVTWTNTLGANLVLVANDAAAADPVQQNLMDMVVADGVQTRYFTLQKTIDVIHKAADRQKIFLVCKTPQDVLTLVRGGVPIQFVNIGNMHFSEGKRQIHKTVSVDDDDVAAFQALSSLGIACEIRRVPDEAGEPINRLLG
- the agaR gene encoding transcriptional repressor AgaR encodes the protein MGIDTVKRREQIIDQLCQEGSVRVEQLRHHFSVSSVTIRNDLRYLERKGCALRSYGGAMLNQQFVFDRPLHDKGRLNRDVKSRIAARAAALVQDGDTLILDSGSTTAQIVPFLKARRDLVVMTNALNIACELTGYEQVEVLVLGGNMRPNSYSLYGHAAEQQLRQYHFDRLFLGVDGFDLECGITTPHRGEAQLNRVMCDVASEIIAVVDASKFGRKSFCTIRGAAQIQRVITDSRIPEVYHRTLLDLGVEVIIADG